A DNA window from Anastrepha ludens isolate Willacy chromosome 6, idAnaLude1.1, whole genome shotgun sequence contains the following coding sequences:
- the LOC128868873 gene encoding piggyBac transposable element-derived protein 2-like: protein MAKRNLRDREILEALEESDDDYDFSCDDLIDKNWLPDDSDTDSDNNNDTNNIDNIYNSDTEDDWDMDEDVPTALSNVVDSSETNIWTEFSSRQKTFTFAGRSGLQQPIPTDISCIDAFLLFVDNDVIEVIVSETNKYAEEYINKGALTRFSRKKNWIPTTDFEMKKFPGLLLWMGLVKVGSLKDYWSKDSLYNFSIPGKTMSRNRFQLLLSFLHFTDNNSIVPGDRLST from the coding sequence ATGGCGAAGCGAAACCTTAGAGATCGTGAAATACTTGAAGCGTTGGAAGAAAGTGATGATGACTATGATTTTTCTTGCGATGACTTGATTGATAAGAACTGGCTACCAGATGATTCGGACACTGACTCTGATAATAACAATGATACTAATAACATTGATAACATTTATAACAGCGATACTGAAGACGACTGGGACATGGATGAGGACGTACCAACAGCATTGTCAAACGTAGTCGATTCTTCCGAAACAAACATTTGGACTGAATTTagttctcgtcagaaaacttttacattcgctGGGCGATCAGGCTTGCAACAGCCTATTCCAACAGATATTTCCTGTATAGATGCATTTCTCCTTTTTGTTGACAACGACGTTATTGAAGTAATTGTatcagaaacaaataaatatgctgaggaatatataaataaaggtgCTCTTACCAGAttttctcgaaaaaaaaattggataccAACAACAGATTTTGAAATGAAGAAGTTCCCTGGCCTTCTTTTGTGGATGGGTTTGGTGAAGGTCGGGAGTTTAAAAGACTATTGGTCCAAAGATTCGCTCTACAACTTTTCAATTCCGGGGAAAACAATGTCACGTAATCGCTTTCAACTATTGCTTAGTTTCCTGCACTTCACAGACAATAACTCAATTGTACCAGGTGATAGGCTGAGTACTTGA